A segment of the Pieris brassicae chromosome 10, ilPieBrab1.1, whole genome shotgun sequence genome:
GCATGGTGCTGAACTGTTCTATTTTCagttaatacttaatatattgttataattgcAGGTTACAAAGTCCGCCCCCTAAGACCGTTTGTGAGATTCAATTACAACAACGAATCAGTGCAAACATGCACAGCTATTGGAAATAATCCCACTTGGAATTATACtgcaaaaattaaaaccaagTAAGACGAGTTCGATAAGCTATCTTGCTCATTCATATTGTTATTATCCTAAAAACATTGATATGTTTGTTCCTATTTTTCCAGGCTCGAGCCACTCTCCTCCATATACATAAACGTATACGATGAACATACGGTAAACATTAGCCAAGAGAAAGATCAATCATTTCGTTTCAGGTGTTACAATAAATGGCTCGGCACACTTGCCATCCCGATAAgtacagttttaaatttaggTTCGGTaagttgaaaatataatataagaagcTGTCATATAAAAGATATGggtataaaataatcaaaaatttcAGCTCCGTGGAACATTCAAAATTGCAACACCTCCCATTATTTTTGGCTACGAGAGCGCACCAAAGGCATCCACATCAGTAATTCCAGAAATTATCCGACTAATGAAGAAAGACACTGCTTTTCTTACTCTTCGGATTACAACAAGTCTTTGCAATTTGGGCGGGCTGCGATTTTATAACCAGCCATGGGATACTGATGGCCATATTTTgcgacatttaaataatttcgtaACAGAATATCTCAATGTATTTCCAGCAAGAAACCTGTCTCTCACTTTCATAGACAGTACTGGGAGACATAAATGTGTAACGGAGTTCCTTCAGCCTCTGCCCCTGCCAGAGATTAGATTAAGCGATACAAAATCAATGGGACCTTCTTCAAGGAGTTCTATGCCGAAGATACATGCTTTCGACCTAACCGATATATCGCAAATGGTGAATTTAGCTCTTCGCTACGTATCGTTAATTCCTACCTATGAAGTTATTCAAACTCATGTCGTTACTCTTCGTGGGATCGTAAGTTAGCAATCTGTACCGAAGCACCAATTTTTACATCAATGTTACTAAGATGCTACTTTTTTTCAGGAACTATTGAAAGTTCTTTATGGATCGCCGCTAGACCATACCTTAATTTTAGCGAGCTACTTAATTGCGTTAGGTATCAAATGCTATGTGGCCATAGGTTACGGGCTGCCTCGAGGTCTCAGTAGTTATGTTTTGCTTAAAAATAATGGTCGTAGGATTGTAATGGCCTCCGATAGAGAAAAAACAgggttttttaataaagaagaatATGATGTATCCGTTTTCGACGCAGTTAATGGTGAAAAACACGATATAAGGGATGTCGGTTGTCCTCTGAAAACcgttaattttgtatttgatCATGAAAATGTaagatttcaattaatatacaataaatatgattagttttgtaaagttttcattgaattgttaatttttagatTTGGGTGAATATACAATCATATCAAGATTGTGAGAATTTGTCGTTCGATTTTACGAAAACTTCTAACTGGCGAACGGTATGTTGctagttttcaaaattaactcaattgaaaatttatgaagttttatatgaatgtatgcatattttaggtttttgataaaactacatttgtattaaaacaaacGGCTCTCACGACTTACATGTACAACCCACCGTTTGATGTAACAGACTTGAGAAATAATTtggaaactaaaattaaagaaaaaatacagaaatggAGATGGAATGTCAAAACTGTGTGGAACAGGTATTTTATGATAGGAAAaagatttatgttattttaaattatagaatcactttagaaataaataacgtTTTTTAGGTATTTAAGCAACATCCTGCGAGAATCTTTAACACACTGGGAATATTGGagttttaatacaaatgaCGTAAAACCTGCACCCGGTGACACAATGAAGCAATTAATGGCTTCGTATAAGGTAAACGTGCAAACGTGCAAGCGGACCATATCATCTTAGATAAGTGTCTGCGTTGGATTTCGCAATCCGGGTGCCAAGTATCCAAGGGCCTAGTCAAGATGTCTTAACACTagtatgtagaaagtcgaaaactaaatttgtaagAAAATTTGTCAACATGAACTGTCATTTTGCCAGTCCGCCAATATTATAGACAATAGAGTAAGcgacatacaaaaaaaacaaaggcgTAGACTTGATCATTACTATGGATGTACTCGTATTTCTTAGTCCCTATGACACGGGATTATCGTTATAACTTAGAGGAGGTATTTGTATGGcacgtatttttttgtatataataggaggcaatctggcaggaggctcacctgttgttaagtgataccgccgcccatggatacgcacattgccagaaggctcgcaagtgcgttgccggcctttcaagaattggtacgctcttttcttgaaggtccctaagtcgaattggttcggaaatacctccGTAGGCAGTTGGTTCATAGtagtggtgcgtggcaaaaactgccttagaaaacgctcagcaCGTATTCAAGTAAAGCGATCCTGATACAAGGCgttaacttatttaataattacctCGTTCACAGATTTTTGGATTCCCGATAAATATACCCTACGTCAACACAAAATCGGTGATATCAAGGGTAAAATCTACAATGATACACGTGAACGACGACCCTTACGCCGAATTCGGGTTGGCCGTAGAAGTGTACGCCTATcctaataatgttttaagtgTGTGGATATTTCTTGCCAGCATGtctagaatataaaaaaaatattttaagttcgGTGTTTATTGGATTCattcacattattaatatgtaagtaACTCAACTTTCGCATAAAGATTTTGGTGGCAAAAACAAAACCGTAAACAAAGCTTAATATTTCGACGAAGGGAGGAACAAAAACGCTTATCAGAAGagcaatataaaatttattattaaactcatCGGGAATCTTAAatgaattcatttaaataatatagagaTTGTATGTCTTTTGTTTAAtgctaacaaaataaaattaatatttcattgctgtataaaaaatacgtaaGTAGAAAAAAAGATGTTATAATACGTGTCCACAGAGACCGATACGCTTTGATACCGACCACAGACGTCTACGTCCTCACGGGTAGACAACATACAGTACCGCCTTACTCTACGCCCGACTTAAAGTATTACACACGAAAGAGaatgtgtatttaattattaattcgtTGAATCTGTGTAAAGTAAAACATTTTCTGCAACGGCATTCGaatgataataattcaaaacacattcatgaatattttattaaaacaccagaatatgttatttacaaaaataatttttctatatcCAGATAGGTACAAATAGCAACTAATTATCTAGcgcttatatttaaatcaaaaatatcattaactCCACCAGACATGTCCAATTtctcattaatattaaaatgtttaagacGAATAGGATTTTGAAATGAAACCGCGACATGCGAGCGAATGCAATTATTCaagattcaaataaaataattacgactccgatttattttaacttgacAAATTTTATGAGTCCTCAGTTCGACACAAGAAATCATCTTTTGGTTCTgctttataaagttttaagatTATAGACCTATTAGGTTATTGTAACGTTTAAGCGACGTGATTAGTGTATTGCGTTGTTAATGTTGTGTTCTACTGGCTTCGAGACGAGGACTTTTTACTACAATTGAAATGACATAACGTCTGTCAGGTGTCGGTCTTTATACAAGGCAATGTCAGAAGCTACTGTCACATGGCCTGAATAGATCTGACGATCTCGCAGTATATAATTCTTAAACGACTCTAATGTCGCTAAGTTCGATGTATTGTTAGATAGATTTGCGACAATTACTGACAGATGAAACGAATTTGAATCAGTAGTGCACATTTTTCACTTATTTCTCAACGAAAGTCGAACATAGAGGGTTTTCACAAAATTTTCAATCGTCTCACACATTTCAGAAGCCAAAACCACAGTACCCATAGGAACGGTTTCGTACTGATTCcgatataaaaacatttctaaatGATCCTTACGTTTACGAACACAAAGATATAGTTCCAACAAAAACGTTTCAAATTGACACATTCCTAAGCGTTGAGAACTTTTTAtaagttacaatattttcttaattacgACGCAATTTCCATACGCATTGCGGGACTCGCCCGATGGAACATGAATAATCTCAATAATAACTAACGTTGGACAAGTCTAATAACGGGTTAAAATAAGACGGCACCGCATTCGAGAGGCAGTGCTGAGTTCGAACTAGGGGGCAATTGTTAGGAATCGTTAGTGCAAATGTTTCGTATGGTTATCACGGGATCTTGGGATGTACCGTGACAAATTATTCATATCACAGCAGTGAAAAAGCTGATTAACAGTATGGTTTCTGAAAACGGACTAGTAAGTGGGATCATGAAGGCTTTCAGAATATTACACAGcaaacatacaataaaatgatGTTATTTGCAAAACATGACGGTACATCCCCAGAAAAGTCTCAGCCCTAGTATGCATCGATATCAATGAATCGAGTCAATAAAATACCTCACATAATTATAAGAGAAATCAGACTATTAACTTATTAGAAATTACTTTTCTCTgttcaacaaaacaaaataattcgaTAGTGACAGTGCTTTACCAAATAAAGcgctaaaaattatttcacttcCTTATGTCAAtgattttaatagtaaaaggCAACGATTTAAGGGTCTTCATTAACTCAATAGTTTCATTCGATATCAAGTCACACCGAGCTTAATGcattaagaatttaaattgaCTTCTATTCTCGGGCTCACAAAACACTTTCAAGCCTCCTGAACTCACTCAAATGCGGACACAAGCtattccaataaaatatagcTACGGAAAAGCTAGAGTACCTTAGATTGTAATTGTTGTACAAAATCTCAGAATGCATatctatttctttataaaatctcACATTCGATTCTACTAAGAAGTTAGTTTGTGTTATTGTTCCACTTCTCCAAATTTGTTCGGTAGTCAAAGGTCAACTTAGCTCACCCTCCTCGCATTAACAGGgtgactaaaaaatatttatgaatataccATATCGTATAATCTTGTCACATCCATGACATTACTTCAAATTCGTCACTTCGTTCAAGTATTGTAATCAGATATTTTGATCAATTTAAAGTTCCCTATGACGTTATTTGATAATCGATACAGATAGgattttgtatacaaaatgGTAACTTACAATGTGGTACTATTTCTCCAATGTCTGATAAGGTcatttttgttgtaattaaaCCAAATGATTTACAGAATCATCTAAATTGCGAGTTCTGTTGAGCTCATGTTTGATATTTGACGAATTCacaatatatgaatattgcCATAATTTTTTAGATACTGAATATTTCATCTAACACTAAAAGTGATTGAAATTTGACCACTAACATCTTTCAATcagaattatttgaataaatatgcATCAAGAGATTTCACACATCCCCCTAGTTCCTATAAAGCGTTTAGCTGTCGTCCGGCTTGGTCTGTTTGGATCGCTTGAGCTGTTGTAAATAATGCCGTTGAATTGGCTTGTGTAGCGCTAGCTGGGCGAGAGCGTCGTCGATTGAGAACCACTGTCGTTTGCGCCCCATTAGACGGGAGTCCTCCCACTCCGCCAACTCCTGTGTTACGGTCATCACGTATACTTCAGTCCTGTGCTTGTGTTCGCGGTTctgaaatgttaaataatctCATAAGTCCACGAAAAACCATATATCGTGGTGTATATGGTCTATTTACGTTTCATTTCATCAGCATTATATGCTAATTTCATCTTTGAAGAGTTATGTTTGAACTTATCATGGTCGAAGATGAAAGTGGTTCCTTCagcagaaataattattttactaaataatgtttgtaacAAATTCATATAATGTACCTATGCaaatgtaatgaaatttttgtatgtatgtaaacatACGAAATACGCTTTATTTTACGAAAGAAAAGATTGTCGTTATTTAGAttcgtattttaatttttataagagaGATTaggataataatttcaaaaaatgttacgcaataaaattacttttatctaATACTGATTTAGATTTACGACGATTGAAGCCTAGCaacaaagtattattatttacgatCATTTTGGATGTTTACAGCCCGTTTACGgagtgtataataataatgtgaacTATGTACACAGGATACGAGTACCGAAATCCGCTATTATTGGTATTTCCATAGTTTATTCATTTCTTTACCGGGAAAACAAGGTCAAAACTTCTGtcaactttatcttatttatagagtaaaaaaatgaaatggaTGCAGAATTGCTCTGTTACATTTATGAGTTGAGATGCAGTTCATAttgcaacattttaaaaagatatctCAAATTATCAATCAATAACGGTCACGAAATGTATAAGCGGCTCATGTATCTATGTCATGATATAATTACGTTCAGcagtaattacttaattacatACCACACGATTCTTACAAAAATTAAGCGTAGCACAGATTTTAAtgagataatataatttacttttaattatctataaaaggTGTAATCAAAATGCAATGACTATACTAATAAAACCCAATTCGACATATAATTAACTAACCTGTTTTAATGTGAGACAACAAGATACATTAATAaacgttttttaaaaattctcttttttcttatatataaaaataccaaaCAAATTATGGAAAATTGgtcaaataacaaacaaaaatccCTTTAATATTCACCGCATAGTTAAAAATCTGGTAAGGAGTTGTTACTATGTTGTGTGTTTTCAGTTTTAGTTTCTACCTAGTTTTTTAAACCAATGGCAATAGACTAGATTTAAGAAACGTCTTACacagattattataaaacttatggTCCAAGATATCTTCTGTTCCAAAGCAATGTTATACAATTCGTTCAGACCGAGCCTAGCATTATTGTTTTCAATGTGAACAATTAACATAAACTCGTACGGTGATAACAGTGGTGGTgtcttagacacaaaaaaatatatgtcagACACTAAAACGTGTCTGTCCCATGGCCCATTGGATGGGAATTTATCCATAAGGTCTTCAATCTATTCAAATAGCatgcaaaattaattatttgctttTCCTGTGAATTCATAAAAGCGGATAATGCTCGCTAGCTCAAAATAACTCTACGAAGCATTCAATATAATTCGCCGATAGTGACGCGTACGAATTGGCGTCAACAGTGATTTATCGTTTCGCGCTAAAATAACTGAAAGGGAATATTTACATTGTTGTTAACTGATTCTCGGGAGTATGGAAACAATAACATGGTATTTGAATGCTTCTTTTATAAGGGTGTACATACACAGCCGATCTACAAAACATGAACACGAAAGTATTAATATTTGCCTTTTTAATTACAACGAAAAAGAAAGCTCATTCCTGTAGCCTCAATACAGTGTACCATTCTTGTCAAGATTCTACTCTAGAGCAGACACTAGGAACAGTGAAGAGtccatttttgtaaattgtcatAGCATATAAACAGTATCTACCCTTGGAGGAAATTACTCAATACACAAtacaatcttaattaaaaagacaCAAACCTAAAACATCATgagtcattaaaataatattaataggaGACTAAGAGCATTGACCTCAAATTACCAATGCATTAACAAGCAGTTAAGGTTTTTGATATTTGATTGCAATTCTATACAGGAAATCAATTCAAGGCTTGGCTATGATCATAGAGATGTGATATAGTGCTTGACCGCTAAGTCACAAAGGGCAGGGtaacattgatattttttacagcAGCCTCTAAAACATCTTAACATGCACACATCTACATAAATACACagtgaaaacaattttatatataagcttcatataatataatcaatggttagaagatttatattaaattattaaggagTATTTATACAATCACTTGTGTTATGTgtgtattgtataaataattcctATTCCATCTATGAAGATTCAAGAGTTGTGCAATGAATCTTTAGATTTTtggtaatacaaatatatacctTGTTTGGAATATACTATAGAATCTTGGACAAAATGTGTCATCATAATGGCATAACAAAAGAACATCCTGCACACATTTATAActttacacaaaattataaCTGAGACTAAAAGTggtttaaaagtttatcaaaGCATGTACTTTTCAGTATAATTAAGtatgtaattatgtaaaataaattttaaaaattatacattaattaaataagtatacaTAGGGCTATTAAGGCAAGAGGAGGGAATTAGGACACAAATTGGGTCTAGACTGTAAGACGCCACTTCAAGAGAGTTTaggttaaattttttgaatatcAATCATGTGATCAACAAAAACTGCTATCAACTGGCCATTTGCTATAGCCATGTGAAACTGAACAACTTACAATGATTTTTCACTATATTGAAAGATTTTTAAACCATGGTTacagattaacaaaaaaactttgaaATCATGTCAAATCTGAAGAGGTTATCACTATGAGACAGGACAAtgacatttcaatatttttactaatacaaAATGACAtacaatgtaattataaagtgCACAAACACAAATGTACTTACAGAAGTACTTGATAATAGAGTTAAACAATCATACGGAATTTTatgatagttttataaatcaacattttaaaCTCACTTCGAAAACACCAAGACAACGGCCAAGCTTTCCAATAACGCCAGCTTCCTCTAGAACCTCCCGCATTGCCGTCACAGAGGGTTCTTCCTCCGGCTCAACCCCGCCGCCGGGAACAATCCAGTTGTCAGGCCGGCGCGACGATGTCACTAACAACACCTACACACAATACACCTCACACCTTAATACAACGACATTCCACAATTTCAtgttaaaaatagataaaaactaCATTAACCTCCGTTTCGGCGTCAGACCGTACGCATATGCAAGCAGCGCGCCGTCTGAACCCCTCGTCGTCGTAGATCCGTATTGAATTAGgcttttccttcaccatttcGGGTATACACGAAAACACGAACAAAATAAACGATCACTAACGAAAATCGGACATCAAATAGAAGGAAATTATAAACCGAACGAAATTTTTAATGATCAACAAACGCCATAACCGAGGTCTAAGATATACGTATCCATTTTAGACTAATTTAAGAGTTACACaatgtacatataaaacaaaactataacAATAACACTACAATTAGAGCAATATTTCAGCTATAACTAGCTTTTGATCGCGTATTTCAAGCCCATGTTGTATGGTGCCTGACGTTTTTTCTCTTGGAAAATCGAAATAAGTGCCTTGGTTTTAGTTTTGGAAAGCGAAAATTGCGAGACTGTCAGCTGACAGCCGGAAACTGTAGTACGTAGACAGCAGCTGTCAGCCATAGATAACAAAACGTAAgccatacatacataataggTTGACTTGAGACAAAATCACTTTTGGACAGTCGTGACCTACTAAACGCTAaaccaaattttatttaaatgagacTACTACATTAGTGCGCGCTTTGTCCACTATTTTCAGACTATGCAAGTGTGTAAAATTTAGCGGATTTGTCCCTTATATCTACATCCAATACATTTCTGACGTACAAGAGTCAGATTTCGTCGTCTCTAAATCTTACTACCCCTTGGggtagtttaatttttttttatgtgtcacactataaaatagaaaacatgaaatatcgCGTTATTTACGAATACGATTTCCACCGTGGCACCAGTGCTGCAGAAACGGCTTAAAGGGTTAATAACGTGTATGGCGGCAGTGTCGCAAAAAAAACACAGTGCACTTTTAATTTCCAAcattttcgttctggaaatttcgacttgCAGAAcgagccccgtggacggccagaGACCAAACTTGATAACGATcaattgaaggctattgtggaatcAGATCCATTGCAAACTACCTTTGAGTTAGCCGCAGGCTGATGAGATAGTGATAAATCTGTATTAAtccacttgaagcaaattgggaaggtgaaaaagcttgaaaggtgggagGGAACCTCACGAATTGATTGATTCGATTTGCTTAGATACTACGTTACATTACTTAACCAGCATTAATGTAATGATTATAAATCGATTCATTATCTGTGATGAAGAGTGGATCCtgtacgataatcggaagcgctcattTGGCGGGTTCAGCCCAGCTGAACGATGCGAAAATTGACTCcgaaaaaattactttatcaGAGTTTGGTAGACTAGTGCCGGGGTCGTTCACCATAACTTTTTTCTATCTAGCGAGACGATTACAGCAGATGTCTCGAACAACCAAGGCTGTTCAATCGCTCTAGGCGACTGctgcttcacgacaacgctacaCCACACACTGAACAACAGACTGCTACCAAACTATATTAACTACCTATAATATGGCAGAAGTGCATTGATAGCAATGCTACATATGTAAtttgattaactaaataattgtgtctatttaattaataaaaaatataaaaaatctttttaaataatctcccaaacaaaacgccaatttcatatgtatggACAGTATAACGTGGCAGGTTCCcacaattgtattatatttacatgttACATTTATGTGTGCACGTATGTGCATTTATAATTCGTAATATTTgatacattacaaatatattataatacataaacggCAAATTATACACGTAAAGTCACAGTCTATAGGCTATGGCGTAATAGTCTATTAGTAACTCCAATGACGTTGACAGTATGAAGGTGCTGGCCAGTGAcggttatttatttgaaatttgaatttgtgtTGTTTGATAATTGTGTGTCCTCGCAGTGCTAGACGTAAAAATGTCTTGTGAttgaaaacatattattttgtattaatcacCTTTTTTTTCAGGTTTAATATGGGTTcgttttttacatttaattatgacTGTCGAAACaactactattatattttcatagaaCTAAAATTCGTTAAATCTATTTCAGAGAACGGATTCGATTTAAACGCGTTATTGACGAATTATGGACATCTCCATAAAGTCAAACCACAACAATTTACAAGTGTATCCAATGGCGTAAGTGGGACTCTAGTTTTAATATGTGCAAGAATATAACAACATAGATTTATACATGCATATCACTATTTACTTTATTGTACACTTTCCTTTATCGATTATTCAATATagaaaagatattaaaatctgTGTTTGGTTTAAGGTTAAAAAACGTCTTGAGACCACCATAAAGCGCAGACAGAGCTGTCGACTGACTATTTTTGATCGACTTAGAAATTTACCTCAAAATAGTCCAGTACcaaaaataactaaagaaGAGAAACTGAAACAAAAAGCTGAAGAGAGAAAGTTGCAACTCGAGAAATGGAAgcaagaaaaagaaaaaaacaaaaagcatGCTGCTGCTACTAAAAAAAAGCCATTTGTTGTAGGTGCTGTAAGGCCTCCACCTACATTGGAGCAGTTACCAAAAATTATGCCTAGCACATCAGGTAGAGTTACAAGATCACAAGTAAAGAAAACAACTATAACTAAACAGGCACCATCCAAAACAAGGAAATCATTTGCACCTGAGAATGCAACTTTTTGCCCTCCTATTATTAAAGGACTGGAAGAAATGCCTGTCTTGATTTTGCCATCTTCACGGAAAGGAAAATTAACAATGGTTAGTTTTGAACCAGTTATATCagaaatcaaatcaaataatatttcatttgttaaatCTAACAAAGTTAAGGAGGTTGTtagcaaagaaaataaaaagttagaATTAGTTGATACTGTTGAAAACAcgaaaaattttaatgttggCGAGAAGAATAGaataaagttgaaaaaaaaatcaataaccaTTGAGACTTCACAATCAGATGAGAGTGAATCTGATAAACCTTCAACCAGAATTtccaaaaacttaaataaccCTAAAAAGAATAAAACCATAACTAAACATACTTCTATCAAAGACTCTGTGTCCATAAATGAAAAACACTTCATAGATGAACCTAAATTTTCtagtgttaaagaaaataaacaaaagtctGACAAGCTCCATAAAAAGCAGATAATATCTGATCATAGTATCCCTGAAGAAGTgtcagaaaatattattaaagtttctCACAAAAAGGAAAATGGAAAGAGAGGAAAGCTGAGCACTATCACAATCACTAGTTCTGAAGATAGTTCACCCATTGAAAAAAGAAACACAAGAAAATCTGCTGTACAAAGAAAGAAGAACAACAAAACGAAAGATTTggatttaatagaaattaaggATGTACCTATACCTTACATTTACTTAGATAGCACAGACTCTCAACTCAGTGAGTCACCAATAGTTAAGGCTAGAAAATCTAAATCATTGCCTACCACTCATACGGGCTCAAAGAGAACCCCAGTGAAACCAATACCAAATAGCGAATCTAACTCTGAAGAGAGATTACGGTCTCCTCCAGAAATTCCACTGACACCAGAACAGATTTCAGAGATAGCAAACCTACACAGTCCTTGCATCACAACATCCCGAGGGAAAGATAATGCTAGGCGGGAAATGCAAAAGAAACTTAAAgaaggtaatatttattttacataataataatgtcatGAGATTCAGAATTAAGTGCAGCTTTTTCTTATTCTTGTTTAACTTATCAATATACAATGAGAGTAAAATAGTTGTCTTAACTTTGTTAGGTCCATATTTGTGTATAATTGGTTTCTCAAGTTACACTCTTCTCTTGAGAGCTGTCAAAATTCACAACAATGGGTTGACCGTTCTTGAGATTAATGTCATTGATGTTTTCaaatctgggcctcagatcagCATAGCTACCACTCATTCCATGGTCCTATGGTAAACTTGGGGCAAACATATCTGTTTTCTTGATAATTTTACAAACTTGGTTTTCCactacattttttgttttattattgtaacctTATCATGAGACCTTATATAGCCCGACACATTTTATTTGCCATCATTTCGGCTTATTTGAATGAAATTTCAGCATATTTGAATTAGTTAAGTATTTCCTTGCGGACCTTCTAAATGCCTCATATTGTTCAGGTCTTCTCGCCGAACATATTGAATCTATGGACACTGTCAACC
Coding sequences within it:
- the LOC123715300 gene encoding coiled-coil and C2 domain-containing protein 2A; amino-acid sequence: MKKDTAFLTLRITTSLCNLGGLRFYNQPWDTDGHILRHLNNFVTEYLNVFPARNLSLTFIDSTGRHKCVTEFLQPLPLPEIRLSDTKSMGPSSRSSMPKIHAFDLTDISQMVNLALRYVSLIPTYEVIQTHVVTLRGIELLKVLYGSPLDHTLILASYLIALGIKCYVAIGYGLPRGLSSYVLLKNNGRRIVMASDREKTGFFNKEEYDVSVFDAVNGEKHDIRDVGCPLKTVNFVFDHENIWVNIQSYQDCENLSFDFTKTSNWRTVFDKTTFVLKQTALTTYMYNPPFDVTDLRNNLETKIKEKIQKWRWNVKTVWNRYLSNILRESLTHWEYWSFNTNDVKPAPGDTMKQLMASYKIFGFPINIPYVNTKSVISRVKSTMIHVNDDPYAEFGLAVEVYAYPNNVLSVWIFLASMSRI
- the LOC123715301 gene encoding diphosphoinositol polyphosphate phosphohydrolase 2 encodes the protein MVKEKPNSIRIYDDEGFRRRAACICVRSDAETEVLLVTSSRRPDNWIVPGGGVEPEEEPSVTAMREVLEEAGVIGKLGRCLGVFENREHKHRTEVYVMTVTQELAEWEDSRLMGRKRQWFSIDDALAQLALHKPIQRHYLQQLKRSKQTKPDDS
- the LOC123715384 gene encoding uncharacterized protein LOC123715384, which gives rise to MENGFDLNALLTNYGHLHKVKPQQFTSVSNGVKKRLETTIKRRQSCRLTIFDRLRNLPQNSPVPKITKEEKLKQKAEERKLQLEKWKQEKEKNKKHAAATKKKPFVVGAVRPPPTLEQLPKIMPSTSGRVTRSQVKKTTITKQAPSKTRKSFAPENATFCPPIIKGLEEMPVLILPSSRKGKLTMVSFEPVISEIKSNNISFVKSNKVKEVVSKENKKLELVDTVENTKNFNVGEKNRIKLKKKSITIETSQSDESESDKPSTRISKNLNNPKKNKTITKHTSIKDSVSINEKHFIDEPKFSSVKENKQKSDKLHKKQIISDHSIPEEVSENIIKVSHKKENGKRGKLSTITITSSEDSSPIEKRNTRKSAVQRKKNNKTKDLDLIEIKDVPIPYIYLDSTDSQLSESPIVKARKSKSLPTTHTGSKRTPVKPIPNSESNSEERLRSPPEIPLTPEQISEIANLHSPCITTSRGKDNARREMQKKLKEGLLAEHIESMDTVNHFHRQLNMETNRLTEMADHWEHILEQNTLPDFVQEAILAAVGQARLLMSQKFQQFAGLVDRCDAADPSQPLVTPVDLQGFWDMVYMQVENLDVRFAKLGEMQARGWAPEERPREKRRKAPPPKAAKPVTTSRIKDMIAAARKAKKEQEAPESSKTFEAGFFSVQSPIRTPAPATPNKPTTLLKAVLSSEAKKASASKNAASYAMLRASMIGKNIDPEYDASSLDLIQFTPINLKATPGRSILKSGAKNARKSLKVVLFDSSDTNPLDSSLDKDISGIKRLESEDSPSSELENPREMENQDKETTEDDEDVKESTEESIGKENVDGSMIKENDASEEAEIKKTKRGRSPRIVRQDAVDFSPVKTRSGRKSENLRKDVLQEANINTPRRSLRRKSMMAEK